One genomic window of Elaeis guineensis isolate ETL-2024a chromosome 2, EG11, whole genome shotgun sequence includes the following:
- the LOC105050911 gene encoding uncharacterized protein isoform X3, translated as MGEMLLIPGNNNSENNNTDTNNNKNASTATSNSSTSTNSNMIHAAAAPSAARVMDKPAQDHQAALKCPRCDSSNTKFCYYNNYSLSQPRHFCKACKRYWTRGGTLRNVPVGGGCRKNKRVKKPTSTAASDPLPSALMPPTNSVPPISLPNPASHLDSPMNPLFYSLPTASSSSGLAFSGLRAPSVPHGISIPCTGFDLPQPQLNSLGLGFPSSQSQSQRDDEFHLSQLQTSASVMNDHPLFGSTAASLLLSSLRQPKKLEDYQALMPYEELHAASAEAIGNLGVIKEVKLEGDSNAIDHNRIEWPIPLENSFDAIIPAASTSLAGDSSFLYWNSAIGAWPDSAHCESSVAPLI; from the coding sequence ATGGGCGAGATGCTCCTCATCCCCGGAAACAACAACAGCGAGAACAACAACACCGACACCAACAACAACAAGAACGCTTCCACCGCCACCAGCAACAGCAGTACGAGTACCAACAGCAACATGATCCACGCTGCCGCTGCTCCTTCTGCAGCTAGGGTAATGGACAAGCCGGCACAGGACCATCAGGCCGCCCTCAAATGCCCCCGCTGCGACTCCTCCAACACCAAGTTCTGTTACTACAACAACTACAGCCTCTCCCAGCCCCGCCATTTCTGCAAGGCCTGCAAGCGCTACTGGACCCGCGGAGGCACCCTCCGTAATGTCCCCGTCGGCGGCGGCTGCCGGAAGAACAAGCGTGTCAAAAAACCCACCTCCACCGCCGCCTCCGATCCTCTCCCATCTGCTCTCATGCCTCCGACTAACTCCGTTCCTCCCATCTCCCTTCCAAATCCTGCTTCCCATCTCGACTCTCCTATGAATCCCTTGTTCTATTCTCTCCCTACCGCGTCTTCTTCTTCGGGACTCGCCTTTTCGGGCCTTCGGGCCCCCTCGGTCCCGCATGGCATCTCCATCCCTTGCACCGGCTTCGACCTGCCGCAGCCGCAGCTCAACTCTCTCGGCCTTGGATTCCCCTCGAGCCAGAGCCAGAGCCAGCGCGATGACGAATTCCATCTATCCCAGCTGCAGACTTCGGCTTCTGTCATGAACGATCATCCACTCTTCGGATCCACCGCCGCCTCGCTTCTCCTTTCGAGCCTCAGGCAGCCAAAGAAGCTGGAGGACTACCAGGCCCTGATGCCCTACGAGGAACTGCACGCCGCCTCCGCGGAGGCGATTGGGAATCTAGGGGTGATCAAGGAAGTCAAGCTGGAAGGAGACAGCAATGCGATCGATCACAATAGAATAGAATGGCCAATTCCCCTCGAGAATTCCTTCGATGCAATCATCCCGGCTGCTTCTACTTCTCTGGCcggtgattcctcctttctttatTGGAATTCCGCTATCGGCGCTTGGCCTGATTCTGCCCACTGTGAATCGTCGGTCGCCCCTCTGATCTAG
- the LOC105050911 gene encoding uncharacterized protein isoform X2 produces MLCDGEKLRIPSTNERPQNMGEMLLIPGNNNSENNNTDTNNNKNASTATSNSSTSTNSNMIHAAAAPSAARVMDKPAQDHQAALKCPRCDSSNTKFCYYNNYSLSQPRHFCKACKRYWTRGGTLRNVPVGGGCRKNKRVKKPTSTAASDPLPSALMPPTNSVPPISLPNPASHLDSPMNPLFYSLPTASSSSGLAFSGLRAPSVPHGISIPCTGFDLPQPQLNSLGLGFPSSQSQSQRDDEFHLSQLQTSASVMNDHPLFGSTAASLLLSSLRQPKKLEDYQALMPYEELHAASAEAIGNLGVIKEVKLEGDSNAIDHNRIEWPIPLENSFDAIIPAASTSLAGDSSFLYWNSAIGAWPDSAHCESSVAPLI; encoded by the exons ATGCTCTGCGATGGAGAGAAGTTGCGCATCCCCTCAACCAACGAACGGCCACAG AACATGGGCGAGATGCTCCTCATCCCCGGAAACAACAACAGCGAGAACAACAACACCGACACCAACAACAACAAGAACGCTTCCACCGCCACCAGCAACAGCAGTACGAGTACCAACAGCAACATGATCCACGCTGCCGCTGCTCCTTCTGCAGCTAGGGTAATGGACAAGCCGGCACAGGACCATCAGGCCGCCCTCAAATGCCCCCGCTGCGACTCCTCCAACACCAAGTTCTGTTACTACAACAACTACAGCCTCTCCCAGCCCCGCCATTTCTGCAAGGCCTGCAAGCGCTACTGGACCCGCGGAGGCACCCTCCGTAATGTCCCCGTCGGCGGCGGCTGCCGGAAGAACAAGCGTGTCAAAAAACCCACCTCCACCGCCGCCTCCGATCCTCTCCCATCTGCTCTCATGCCTCCGACTAACTCCGTTCCTCCCATCTCCCTTCCAAATCCTGCTTCCCATCTCGACTCTCCTATGAATCCCTTGTTCTATTCTCTCCCTACCGCGTCTTCTTCTTCGGGACTCGCCTTTTCGGGCCTTCGGGCCCCCTCGGTCCCGCATGGCATCTCCATCCCTTGCACCGGCTTCGACCTGCCGCAGCCGCAGCTCAACTCTCTCGGCCTTGGATTCCCCTCGAGCCAGAGCCAGAGCCAGCGCGATGACGAATTCCATCTATCCCAGCTGCAGACTTCGGCTTCTGTCATGAACGATCATCCACTCTTCGGATCCACCGCCGCCTCGCTTCTCCTTTCGAGCCTCAGGCAGCCAAAGAAGCTGGAGGACTACCAGGCCCTGATGCCCTACGAGGAACTGCACGCCGCCTCCGCGGAGGCGATTGGGAATCTAGGGGTGATCAAGGAAGTCAAGCTGGAAGGAGACAGCAATGCGATCGATCACAATAGAATAGAATGGCCAATTCCCCTCGAGAATTCCTTCGATGCAATCATCCCGGCTGCTTCTACTTCTCTGGCcggtgattcctcctttctttatTGGAATTCCGCTATCGGCGCTTGGCCTGATTCTGCCCACTGTGAATCGTCGGTCGCCCCTCTGATCTAG
- the LOC105050911 gene encoding uncharacterized protein isoform X1: MLCDGEKLRIPSTNERPQVRSMSTSPQNMGEMLLIPGNNNSENNNTDTNNNKNASTATSNSSTSTNSNMIHAAAAPSAARVMDKPAQDHQAALKCPRCDSSNTKFCYYNNYSLSQPRHFCKACKRYWTRGGTLRNVPVGGGCRKNKRVKKPTSTAASDPLPSALMPPTNSVPPISLPNPASHLDSPMNPLFYSLPTASSSSGLAFSGLRAPSVPHGISIPCTGFDLPQPQLNSLGLGFPSSQSQSQRDDEFHLSQLQTSASVMNDHPLFGSTAASLLLSSLRQPKKLEDYQALMPYEELHAASAEAIGNLGVIKEVKLEGDSNAIDHNRIEWPIPLENSFDAIIPAASTSLAGDSSFLYWNSAIGAWPDSAHCESSVAPLI, encoded by the exons ATGCTCTGCGATGGAGAGAAGTTGCGCATCCCCTCAACCAACGAACGGCCACAGGTTCGTTCCATGTCGACGAGTCCACAG AACATGGGCGAGATGCTCCTCATCCCCGGAAACAACAACAGCGAGAACAACAACACCGACACCAACAACAACAAGAACGCTTCCACCGCCACCAGCAACAGCAGTACGAGTACCAACAGCAACATGATCCACGCTGCCGCTGCTCCTTCTGCAGCTAGGGTAATGGACAAGCCGGCACAGGACCATCAGGCCGCCCTCAAATGCCCCCGCTGCGACTCCTCCAACACCAAGTTCTGTTACTACAACAACTACAGCCTCTCCCAGCCCCGCCATTTCTGCAAGGCCTGCAAGCGCTACTGGACCCGCGGAGGCACCCTCCGTAATGTCCCCGTCGGCGGCGGCTGCCGGAAGAACAAGCGTGTCAAAAAACCCACCTCCACCGCCGCCTCCGATCCTCTCCCATCTGCTCTCATGCCTCCGACTAACTCCGTTCCTCCCATCTCCCTTCCAAATCCTGCTTCCCATCTCGACTCTCCTATGAATCCCTTGTTCTATTCTCTCCCTACCGCGTCTTCTTCTTCGGGACTCGCCTTTTCGGGCCTTCGGGCCCCCTCGGTCCCGCATGGCATCTCCATCCCTTGCACCGGCTTCGACCTGCCGCAGCCGCAGCTCAACTCTCTCGGCCTTGGATTCCCCTCGAGCCAGAGCCAGAGCCAGCGCGATGACGAATTCCATCTATCCCAGCTGCAGACTTCGGCTTCTGTCATGAACGATCATCCACTCTTCGGATCCACCGCCGCCTCGCTTCTCCTTTCGAGCCTCAGGCAGCCAAAGAAGCTGGAGGACTACCAGGCCCTGATGCCCTACGAGGAACTGCACGCCGCCTCCGCGGAGGCGATTGGGAATCTAGGGGTGATCAAGGAAGTCAAGCTGGAAGGAGACAGCAATGCGATCGATCACAATAGAATAGAATGGCCAATTCCCCTCGAGAATTCCTTCGATGCAATCATCCCGGCTGCTTCTACTTCTCTGGCcggtgattcctcctttctttatTGGAATTCCGCTATCGGCGCTTGGCCTGATTCTGCCCACTGTGAATCGTCGGTCGCCCCTCTGATCTAG